The stretch of DNA ATTCGATTtgagtttttgatttattttttatagcGTTCATCTTAATTCGCGATGCAATGTTCTACCTCGTGTTTTGCTTCttaatctatgaaatatttgataagatAAACTTAGATAAAAGAAATAccgatatttcatcaattcttcattttttcaagattttttggGAGACAATATCGAGGTCGTGGATGGTGACGTTCTGCGTTATCGGAACAAACCGGGGGCGGATGGTCCGGACAAACGGTCTGCTATTCTAGCACGCCGTAGCCTGTGGCGTAATCGGACCGTACCCTACACTTTCAATGGTATCGGCGAAGGTAAGAAGTGTACTCGTTTTCAAAAAAGCTAAAAGATATTGTCGTTGACCAGCATCTCTATTTCCAAACGCCCTGAGTTGTCATATATTAATACGtgactatgatgttttatGATGTGGGCCCGGTTTTTTCCTTTATTTAATTTTCTCTCTATTATGGACGGCTGATTTATTTTACGCGCTGTAAACTGTTGATTCAAGCAGTTCTTCATCTAACATTTTATATTTCGTTTTTAATGTATATCCTGGCTAATATGACAATGAATACGATAAGATAGGTATGCTGGCTTTATCCGCTTTTCGATTACTTTTCTAGAATAACCTTCGCTCTCGTGTCGTTTCAGTTATGAAAGGTCTCATTTTGAAATCGTTTGAACATTACCACAACAAGACATGCATCAGCTTCCGCGAAAAAACTGCCGATGACGTCGACTATTTACAATTCGAAGGGGGATATTCTCCTTCGTAAGAGAATTTCGTCATATAAACTGTAGGATGTTTAGTATGTTTGCGCCATCAAGACAAAATATCGACAGATTCGTTCAAaagttgaatttcattttcttctcaATAGCGAAATGTAATGCTTTTCAACCAGTATTGAACTTTTCGGGTCCAAAAATATGCATTACTTTCGATTTCTTCAGCCTAAAACGCTGGggtttaatgaaatgaatagtcCATCCAATATGACAAGAGAATTATGTTATTCTTACagggtttgttttttttattgtttcatttcTTAGATTTTGCGCCTCATTTACGGGAAGACAGGGTGGAAAACAACCGGTCTATATCGGATCTTGGTGCCCGCTGGGTTCGATTATACACGAAATCATGCATGCTTTGGGTAAGTTACACTATGCGAGTAAGTGACTTCGTATTTATCGTAAGCGATCTTGTCATCTCGTTTATTGCATTATCATagctaaattattgtatagatTGATGAAAGACTTCTCAGAGCCGTCCACTCGGCCAGTCTCGAATCCGATGCGGTTTCCATGGTCCAAACAGATTCGCAATTTCTACGAACGTCTATTGTTTTATTATGATTGTTCATTTCTGAATTATAATGCTCGTTATAAATATCTTTTTAGGATTCAACCACGAACACACCCGGCCCGATAGAAACGACTACATATCCATTTTGTGGGAGAATATAATGCCCAGTAAGACACTATAAATGCATATAGCGTCTGGGATTTATTAGGTTAAAAGCCTACTGATGGTCGGGGTGATTTCAAATTGTGTTTTAACTTATATATTCGTAGATGCGAGAacgaatttcatgaaaaatgtcgGCGCCGATATGCTCGGCGTTAACTACGACTATGACAGTATCATGCACTATCCAAAAGACGGATTCACTGTCAACGGCAGAAATACGATCGAAGTCCTCGTTGATCCGAACACAGAGATCGGGCAACGGATAAAATTCAGCGCGCTCGATATTGTTCGCATAGATAGGCTCTACGATTGCCCAACCAGTAAGTATACTTCTGGACACCAGAACCGTTTCCACAATGCCGAGTTAAGTTAGTAGAAATTAACTCATTTGGAGTTCGATCATTACTCACACTCACATGTTTTGGAATCGTTTCCACGGTAAACAAATTGAACGATTATTCAAAACAGTTGGACTCGGACAAAAAGGTCTTAAACATAGCTGTCGAACAGGGCCgtgaatattcattttcaatgaattcagcTTAAGAGTTCATTAAGACAGAATCAttcatttaaaagatgaagcaagAATTGAATTCATAGCTGTCGAACAGCGCCgtgaatattcattttcaatgaattcagcTTAAGAGTCCATTAAGACGGaatcattcatttaaaaaaatgaagcAAGAATTGAATTCATAGCTGTCGAACAGGGCGgtgaatattcattttcaatgaattcagcTTAAGAGTCCATTAAGAcggaatcattttaaaaaaaatgaagcaagaattgaattcattttcgaaaATATCTAGGTTTAGACAAAGGAGTAACGCAGTGGTCAAACTGGGCGTCGTACGACTGCGCCTTCAACTGCGCAAAGAAATCCCGTCAGAGATACTGTTTCACGAGCTCGAACTGCCCGATAAACTACCACACCGGAGTTGAAACTCAGTACCAAGACTGCACTGAAGCCGAGTGTAacggtaaaaatgaaaacgatTTTGCAAGAATTAAATAATTGATACTGAAAACAGGTTTTAATTAGTTACAATATTCGCGTCAGAACTAACTACAGTAAAACCTCGTTATGTAAGTCATGCTCTTTTCAAGCTTTCttcacgtttttttttcctacGATATTCGTCCCATTTTAACGCAGTTCCCATAAATGGTCACTGGGGAATGTGGTCGGAAAAGTCGTCTTGTTACCCGAATTGCGGCGGAATCTCGTCGATAAATCGAACTCGCCGCTGCATTGACCCGACACCCAGAAACGGAGGACTCGATTGTCCCGGCGAGGCGGTCGAGTATACACCGTGTAGGACGGATAGATGCGATATCGGTAGGTTTTGGGAACCAAATGGGCCCAGTTGGAGTGGAAAACAATGATTCCTCTCCCACGTTTATTTATGAATGCCGCAATTTTGAAACGGTAACAATAATAATGAGCGCCAAATAGCGCCCTTCACTGTGATGCAATTTCCAATTGGCTGTTCATtaaattggtattattacccctagtcTATATctataactgtgtatcagtcatctctccctggagagaagtgatattggtattattacccctaacCTATAtatgtaactgtgtatcagtcgtctctccctggagagaagtgatatctGAGCAGGAACCATAACTAACTATTGTCTCTTGCAGGTGAATTCGATGCCGAATTCGAGAATTTGGGGATGCGCAAGTGGCAGAGTGTGGGTACTATGTCGTGGAAAATAAACCGTGGACCGACGAGAACGTCTAATTCTGGACCGAATGCCGATCACACTTTCGGAGACCAATACGGTAACATAGACACAATTAGAATCATTGTTACTGAGGATAGGTTAATCTTTACCACATGACCACTGGTCTAATATAAGAACAAGTCTGGATAGGGGGCGCCACGTAGACTTTAAAACAAACGGTAATTTATGTCctttaattattgaaattgcCGTTTCTAAGGTGGATACGCATACGCGGCTGGCAGCAGTGGACGACAAAACCAGTTTGCTGTACTAAAAGCTGACAACGTACCGGGAGGTTGCAATCTGACTTTTTTCTATCACATGAAAGTCGACGGTTGGGATCAGTTGTTTTGGGTTTCTATCGATGATAACAAGGTGTTTGAGAGAAACGGACCCCAAGGCGACGCCTGGAAGGCGGGATCAGTAGCGATCCCTGATGGCAGTCACGAGGTTAGGAGAAGGAATTTCTGAATTCATTGCCAATGATTCAAGCCAATTTTGTGATAAGTAAACTATTTAGATTGAATGTTTGTTATTTCGTTTTTAGGTGAAATTTGTCGTTAAAAGGGGTTCGTCTTATAGATGTGATGTGGGCCTCGATGATATCAAATTAGTTTGCGGTAATTATTGGGGATATTTTCATGAAGATAGTGCTatattatttgtatttgtGCAGCTTTATCAATTCATCAGTTTTCACGAAACGGCTGTGAGACATGTCACGCTGGTTTCTGCGCTACGGCGGCCACGCACTCCTGGCCGGGGACCTGATTCACATGATCGTTATTTCAGGAAACGGAAATGGAGGTGGTGTCGACTCGGAGCAACCCGCTGTATTGCCAAGTAACGATTTCGAGGTAGATTTTGGCAGCTGGACGAATACGAACTGGCAATTGAAGAAAGGGGAAACTCAGACGTGGCATACCGGACCTAAACCAGGCGATCACACCAAAGGCGACCATACCGGTAAGGAGATATTAAAAAGTGTAGGTGCGGGCGGTTTTACCACGTTGTGTAGCGTATAGATTCTGCTTATCATCCCGGTGATAGAACAACGATATATTACTATGATAGGTTGATACACTGCGTTGAAAATGCGTGTTATGTATGGAATGAAAATAGGGAATAAGGACAGAAAAAAGCTTTAACAAATTCTTTTTCTTTACTACATAAGCGTCAATCACTGCTTCGAATTATGAAGCAGTATTTGCAGAAATAATTATTcccttttcaaattaaaaacgTTTATTCGAAGTGACAGTTATGTCTTCGATTTAATATATCGTGCAGGAATAAAActtacatttatttttcttctgTATTTCAAGGTCAGTACATCTACTTGGAAGCGTCTAATGTCGAGCCTGGTTATACGGCCACTCTTGAGAACACGGTGACCACGTCGACCGGTACTTGTCAAATGGTTTTCTGGTATCAAATGTACGGGGCGGATATGGGCAGCTTAGAGGTGCACGTAAATGGCATTCGCGTTTTTAATCAGGTTCACTCTACCGGTACGATGGACTGGATGTCTGGTAAAGTGACGATCCCAGCTGGTGCGAACACCAAGGTAGTTTTCTCAACTGCaaagaaaagatatttgaGAATCTCATCAAAACAAGGCGTATTCAAAAATACCTCTTATCAATAAAGGAACATAGTTGTATCTTAATGTATATGTGAAGATATTTTCGTGTGTTTTATCATGACAGAAGCAACCTTTACAACGAATTTCAGAACGAACATAACTCAACAGCTGTATATACTGTTCATTTTTGTGGAATTTAATTCACAAAATGATTAGGTCCGATCTCCTTGACCGGCACTGAAGGCGTGGTATCATTATAATTCTAATATAAACTTTTTTTACTATATTTAGACATTTTATGATTTGTGTTTCAGGTGAAGTTTGTGGCAATCCGCGGTTCCGGTGTGCTCAGCGATATCGCGTTAGACGATATTTCATTCGAAAATTGTGAATAAAATCGTTATGTAATTCCTGCATCGAAAACAGTAGTCGAATAAAAACCGCTATCACGCTACATAGTTTAACTGGTGGCTCAAACTCGTGTTcgttattttgtttaaaacaGAGTTCATTGTAGTACAGGTTTTCTTGATTTCGACCGAATTGATGGCGAGAGAACTATTAATTGAAGTTGATGAAAATGTCTCGTCGAAATGTTGGTCCTTTTGATATATCAGGAAACTTTATTAGTTTAAGAAAAAATGAGCTAGCCTTAAAAGCTACAATTCCTTTAATGTAGTTAAATTCGCGAGAAAATGCATTTCAATATCAAGGTTTATTTCAGGCagaatatctgttttaatataaaTCTAATCGTTTCTGAAGAATATCGCCTAAAATAGTTATGTATCAAACTGGTCCTTGTGTTATATGGATTGTAGGTGTATTATATGCACGTCGTTCAGAAGTGGATTCTTCTTGGACACCTGGAATCGcttatataaaaattattatattaaaactTCAAATGTATATTATTAACACCTCAAACGACTCGATGGTGCTTCGTCTAGCTTGGGCCGATTAAAACGAGTTATTTATGCGCAGACATTGAATtcgattttcaaatatatcatatacGTCAGGTTGGTGAACACGTATTTCAAGAC from Tubulanus polymorphus chromosome 11, tnTubPoly1.2, whole genome shotgun sequence encodes:
- the LOC141912717 gene encoding uncharacterized protein LOC141912717 — its product is MLRLLLMITLGDAVAVLASQPDFLGDNIEVVDGDVLRYRNKPGADGPDKRSAILARRSLWRNRTVPYTFNGIGEVMKGLILKSFEHYHNKTCISFREKTADDVDYLQFEGGYSPSFCASFTGRQGGKQPVYIGSWCPLGSIIHEIMHALGFNHEHTRPDRNDYISILWENIMPNARTNFMKNVGADMLGVNYDYDSIMHYPKDGFTVNGRNTIEVLVDPNTEIGQRIKFSALDIVRIDRLYDCPTSLDKGVTQWSNWASYDCAFNCAKKSRQRYCFTSSNCPINYHTGVETQYQDCTEAECNVPINGHWGMWSEKSSCYPNCGGISSINRTRRCIDPTPRNGGLDCPGEAVEYTPCRTDRCDIGEFDAEFENLGMRKWQSVGTMSWKINRGPTRTSNSGPNADHTFGDQYGGYAYAAGSSGRQNQFAVLKADNVPGGCNLTFFYHMKVDGWDQLFWVSIDDNKVFERNGPQGDAWKAGSVAIPDGSHEVKFVVKRGSSYRCDVGLDDIKLVCGNGNGGGVDSEQPAVLPSNDFEVDFGSWTNTNWQLKKGETQTWHTGPKPGDHTKGDHTGQYIYLEASNVEPGYTATLENTVTTSTGTCQMVFWYQMYGADMGSLEVHVNGIRVFNQVHSTGTMDWMSGKVTIPAGANTKVKFVAIRGSGVLSDIALDDISFENCE